The following proteins are encoded in a genomic region of Papaver somniferum cultivar HN1 unplaced genomic scaffold, ASM357369v1 unplaced-scaffold_10, whole genome shotgun sequence:
- the LOC113326440 gene encoding beta-amyrin 28-monooxygenase-like, protein MIMIVVSILFFLVLLHISLRFINSDFLWCKRNTTTKSTSDDNKQLPPPGNSGWPFIGETIELYRAGLAGVPEKFFFDRFRIYSSQVFRTSLIGENVIVIGGTASGNKFLFSNEGEDKLINAWYPPSIRKLIPISSQFSKDQDFLKASRKAYPKFLGQEAVKSYIGNMDSMTRRNFETHWDKYMSTNEERITITVYPLVKNYSFLMACRLLLSMDVEQEAQRINELEKLFDVFFNGILSLPIDFPGTSFNLARKATKLIKKQIVTMIKERKFHLLSHENTPTRDVMSLMIMFFEEDSGKFMEETFIADIILGLIIAGHDSTTSILTMVVKYFVEFPNVYDQVLIGTCIHYNKYISM, encoded by the coding sequence ATGATAATGATCGTAGTTTCCATTCTATTTTTCCTTGTACTGCTCCATATATCTCTTCGTTTTATCAATTCAGACTTTCTCTGGTGTAAAAGAAATACCACCACTAAGTCAACCTCTGATGATAACAAGCAACTTCCTCCACCTGGGAACTCCGGATGGCCGTTCATCGGTGAAACCATTGAGCTCTATAGAGCAGGTCTAGCTGGTGTACCTGAGAAGTTTTTCTTTGATAGGTTTCGGATATACTCATCTCAAGTATTTAGGACTTCATTGATTGGTGAAAATGTTATCGTCATTGGTGGTACTGCTTCTGGCAATAAATTCTTATTCTCAAACGAAGGTGAAGATAAACTCATAAATGCTTGGTATCCCCCATCCATTCGTAAACTCATACCTATaagtagtcagttttcgaaagaTCAAGATTTTCTCAAGGCGAGCCGCAAGGCTTATCCTAAATTTCTCGGCCAAGAAGCGGTGAAAAGCTACATTGGTAACATGGATTCGATGACAAGAAGAAATTTTGAGACTCACTGGGATAAATATATGAGTACAAATGAAGAAAGGATCACTATTACCGTATACCCTTTAGTCAAGAACTACAGCTTTCTAATGGCATGTCGTTTGTTGTTGAGCATGGATGTAGAGCAAGAAGCTCAGCGCATCAATGAATTAGAAAAATTATTTGATGTTTTCTTTAATGGCATCTTATCGTTACCTATAGATTTTCCAGGAACATCATTCAACCTCGCCAGAAAAGCTACCAAATTAATAAAAAAGCAAATCGTAACTATGATCAAGGAAAGGAAGTTCCATCTTTTATCTCATGAAAACACGCCAACGCGGGATGTGATGTCACTGATGATTATGTTTTTTGAGGAAGACAGTGGCAAGTTCATGGAGGAAACATTCATAGCCGATATAATTCTGGGTCTCATTATTGCGGGGCATGACAGCACTACTTCTATCTTGACAATGGTGGTGAAGTATTTCGTTGAGTTTCCAAATGTTTACGATCAAGTTCTCATAGGCACGTGCATCCATTACAACAAATATATATCTATGTAA
- the LOC113326439 gene encoding beta-amyrin 28-monooxygenase-like → MKYSWNVVWEVMRLAPPAPGGFKQAMADFTYAGYRISKGCKLCWSSTATHKNPEYFPDPDKFDPSRFQGDGPAPFTYVPFAGGPGTSAGKEYVRVQILVFVHHLVRRYKIEKSIPLNPKDEEKLIFKPFPLLTKGLPICIRAH, encoded by the exons ATGAAGTACTCATGGAATGTGGTTTGGGAAGTAATGCGACTTGCACCACCTGCGCCAGGAGGTTTTAAACAAGCCATGGCAGATTTCACGTACGCAGGATATCGCATTTCGAAAGGATGCAAG CTGTGCTGGAGCTCAACGGCTACACATAAGAACCCTGAGTACTTCCCAGACCCAGATAAATTTGATCCTTCAAGGTTTCAAGGGGATGGTCCGGCTCCGTTTACATATGTTCCATTTGCAGGAGGACCTGGTACAAGCGCCGGCAAAGAGTATGTTCGGGTTCAAATACTTGTCTTCGTTCATCATCTCGTAAGGAGGTACAAGATAGAGAAATCGATCCCTTTGAATCCGAAGGACGAAGAGAAGTTAATATTTAAACCATTTCCATTACTTACCAAAGGGCTCCCTATTTGTATTCGAGCTCATTAG